DNA sequence from the Synechococcus sp. MU1617 genome:
CACGAGGGTTGAATCTATCTGAAGAAAACCCATAAGATGCATGACGCACTATTGAGTAGTGCCCAGAATTGCTCATATATTTGTAATAATTATCTTTAAAGCTCTTGATACCCTTCTTATGTTCATACTCGTTGGAGTATCTCGTGATAGGATCAAAATCTTCGATATACATATATCCCCCAATTCTTAGGACTCGATCTGCTTCCTTGATGGCTTGGCATACATCCAATCTGTCAATCAAATATAGGCAAAACCCAAAGCCTACTAAGTCAAAACTTGAATCATCAAAAGGTAGTTTATTTGCTACTCCCTTGACTAATTCAACATCTGTCGTTTTCATCTGCTTACGCTTTTTCCAGCTTTCTATTGCATGTGAAGAAGGTTCAATCCCGATTCCCTTGCTCTTACTTGATTCGGCTAAATACGCTAATGGATAGCCACTTCCCGCTCCTATCTCTAATATTTTTCTTATATCTCTGCAGTTCTCTTGAATCCATCTTCCGAGCATTTGCCTTGAAGCACTGATTGTTGGTTTTTCATCCGCTTTGTGATTTCTTAAGAACCATGCATCACCCTCGCCTTTTAGAAATACATCTGCTTGATTCACTACTCAATGCATCTGTTTCCCTTTAATATTAGTACATCTGGTACGATCAAACAATCCAGTAAGTAGCTAGATTTGC
Encoded proteins:
- a CDS encoding class I SAM-dependent methyltransferase, whose product is MNQADVFLKGEGDAWFLRNHKADEKPTISASRQMLGRWIQENCRDIRKILEIGAGSGYPLAYLAESSKSKGIGIEPSSHAIESWKKRKQMKTTDVELVKGVANKLPFDDSSFDLVGFGFCLYLIDRLDVCQAIKEADRVLRIGGYMYIEDFDPITRYSNEYEHKKGIKSFKDNYYKYMSNSGHYSIVRHASYGFSSDRFNPRENERVSMTLLYKNKGNIEKSIELQTLHSDMIENLDNGPNETD